The Coregonus clupeaformis isolate EN_2021a chromosome 13, ASM2061545v1, whole genome shotgun sequence genome includes a region encoding these proteins:
- the LOC121579229 gene encoding interferon regulatory factor 1 isoform X1, translating into MPVSRMRMRPWLEDKIESNSISGLVWVDKDKKIFSIPWKHAARHGWDLNKDACLFKQWAMHTGKFIQGETTPDPKTWKANFRCAMNSLPDIKEVKDKSINRGSGAVRVYRMLNVCTKPNNKRSKAKDAKNNNKGLNIKTEEMDYSETHCPEDRNTNTHLQDDRMTQESTVDSTVDSTYNLGFTTYVPDVTDFPTSVEIGPDSTNADVPDFSTSVEIGPEGTNEYYPSFQVSPDHSTDYEDSLDMNEETLIEIAKHWEQLEQLEQLEQQDSVNIKGFLSNEVATAESYNTAESNHSPESQWSDNSGSEIELRLYTELSPGQPMAEDLLSYTDHWALNNTLNNNMTSYLQQISCPL; encoded by the exons ATGCCTGTGTCTAGGATGAGAATGAGGCCTTGGCTGGAGGATAAGATTGAGTCCAACTCCATCAGTGGTTTGGTGTGGGTGGACAAG GACAAGAAGATTTTCTCCATCCCATGGAAGCATGCTGCACGTCACGGATGGGACCTGAACAAGGATGCCTGTCTATTCAAGCAATGGGCTATGCACACAG GGAAATTCATACAAGGCGAGACTACACCAGACCCTAAGACATGGAAGGCTAATTTCCGCTGTGCAATGAACTCCCTTCCTGACATCAAGGAGGTGAAAGACAAGAGCATCAACAGAGGGTCTGGAGCGGTGCGCGTTTACAGAATGCTGAACGTCTGCACAAAGCCAAATAACAAGAGGTCAAAAGCAAAGGATGCAAAGAATAACAACAAG GGGTTAAACATCAAGACAGAGGAAATGGACTACAGTGAAACCCATTGCCCAGAGGACCgcaacaccaacacacacctgCAGGATGACAGAATGACACAGGAGAGCACAGTCGACAGCACAGTCGACAGCACATACAACCTAG GTTTTACGACGTACGTCCCTGATGTTACAGACTTTCCCACCTCTGTGGAAATAGGCCCAGACAGCACCAATGCTGATGTTCCAGACTTTTCCACCTCTGTGGAAATAGGCCCAGAAGGCACCAACGAATACTACCCGTCTTTCCAAGTGTCACCGGATCACTCCACAG ACTATGAAGACAGTCTAGATATGAATGAAGAAACCCTTATTGAG ATTGCAAAGCATTGGGAGCAATTGGAACAATTGGAGCAATTGGAGCAGCAAGACAGTGTAAACATCAAGGGTTTCCTGAGCAATGAAGTAGCCACAGCAGAGTCATACAACACAGCAGAGTCTAACCACAGTCCAGAGAGCCAATGGAGTGATAACTCAG GGTCAGAAATAGAGCTGCGGTTATACACAGAACTGAGCCCAGGACAACCAATGGCTGAAGATCTCCTCTCTTACACCGACCACTGGGCCCTGAACAACACACTGAACAACAACATGACCAGTTATCTCCAACAGATCTCCTGCCCACTCTGA
- the LOC121579229 gene encoding interferon regulatory factor 1 isoform X2, protein MPVSRMRMRPWLEDKIESNSISGLVWVDKDKKIFSIPWKHAARHGWDLNKDACLFKQWAMHTGKFIQGETTPDPKTWKANFRCAMNSLPDIKEVKDKSINRGSGAVRVYRMLNVCTKPNNKRSKAKDAKNNNKGLNIKTEEMDYSETHCPEDRNTNTHLQDDRMTQESTVDSTVDSTYNLGFTTYVPDVTDFPTSVEIGPDSTNADVPDFSTSVEIGPEGTNEYYPSFQVSPDHSTDYEDSLDMNEETLIEGQK, encoded by the exons ATGCCTGTGTCTAGGATGAGAATGAGGCCTTGGCTGGAGGATAAGATTGAGTCCAACTCCATCAGTGGTTTGGTGTGGGTGGACAAG GACAAGAAGATTTTCTCCATCCCATGGAAGCATGCTGCACGTCACGGATGGGACCTGAACAAGGATGCCTGTCTATTCAAGCAATGGGCTATGCACACAG GGAAATTCATACAAGGCGAGACTACACCAGACCCTAAGACATGGAAGGCTAATTTCCGCTGTGCAATGAACTCCCTTCCTGACATCAAGGAGGTGAAAGACAAGAGCATCAACAGAGGGTCTGGAGCGGTGCGCGTTTACAGAATGCTGAACGTCTGCACAAAGCCAAATAACAAGAGGTCAAAAGCAAAGGATGCAAAGAATAACAACAAG GGGTTAAACATCAAGACAGAGGAAATGGACTACAGTGAAACCCATTGCCCAGAGGACCgcaacaccaacacacacctgCAGGATGACAGAATGACACAGGAGAGCACAGTCGACAGCACAGTCGACAGCACATACAACCTAG GTTTTACGACGTACGTCCCTGATGTTACAGACTTTCCCACCTCTGTGGAAATAGGCCCAGACAGCACCAATGCTGATGTTCCAGACTTTTCCACCTCTGTGGAAATAGGCCCAGAAGGCACCAACGAATACTACCCGTCTTTCCAAGTGTCACCGGATCACTCCACAG ACTATGAAGACAGTCTAGATATGAATGAAGAAACCCTTATTGAG GGTCAGAAATAG